The Bos javanicus breed banteng chromosome 18, ARS-OSU_banteng_1.0, whole genome shotgun sequence genome has a segment encoding these proteins:
- the LOC133229717 gene encoding vomeronasal type-1 receptor 4-like — MAGSFFIIGMIILTQTVVGILGNFSLLCSYIVLHIMGYRLRSTDLILKHLIVANSLVLVCKGVPQTMTIFGWKQIRSDFGCKLLFFLHRVGRGVSIGSICLLSVFQVITISPWNSRWAALKVTAPKYTVPSLFLCWILQMLVNVIFPIFVTGKWSHNNITEERDYGCCSNILTDQKNIKTKDALYAALLSFPDVLCLGLTLWAGGSMVLILYRHKQQVQHIRRTDDSSRSSPESRATKTILLLGGTFVCFYTLSSIFQVLLALFVQPSWFFVNMTVIIAACFPSISPFLLMSRDSSVQRLYFAWERNAKSSTIMRKV; from the coding sequence ATGGCTGGCAGCTTTTTCATAATAGGCATGATCATCTTAACACAGACTGTGGTTGGAATCCTGGGAAATTTCTCACTCCTTTGCAGTTATATCGTCCTTCACATCATGGGTTACAGGTTAAGGTCCACAGATTTGATCCTTAAGCACCTGATTGTGGCCAACTCCTTGGTCCTCGTCTGTAAAGGGGTCCCCCAGACAATGACAATCTTTGGGTGGAAGCagatccgcagtgattttggctgcaaacttctcttctttctgcacagagtggggaggggagtgtcCATTGGCAGCATCTGCCTCTTGAGTGTCTTTCAGGTGATCACAATCAGTCCCTGGAACTCCAGGTGGGCAGCTCTGAAAGTAACAGCTCCCAAGTACACCGTTCCCTCTCTTTTCCTGTGTTGGATCCTGCAAATGCTGGTAAATGTCATTTTTCCTATCTTTGTAACTGGCAAATGGAGTCACAATAACATCACAGAAGAAAGAGATTATGGCTGCTGCTCTAATATTCTTACTGACCAGAAGAATATAAAAACCAAAGATGCCTTGTATGCAGCATTGCTGTCATTCCCTGATGTTTTATGTTTGGGGCTCACTCTCTGGGCCGGCGGCTCCATGGTTCTAATTCTGTACAGACATAAGCAGCAGGTCCAGCACATTCGTAGGACCGATGACTCCTCCAGGTCCTCCCCTGAGTCCAGGGCTACTAAAACCATCCTTCTCCTGGGGGGCACCTTTGTCTGCTTTTATACTCTTTCCTCCATCTTTCAAGTTCTTTTGGCTCTTTTTGTTCAGCCCAGCTGGTTCTTTGTGAACATGACTGTAATCATAGCAGCGTGCTTCCCAAGTATCAGCCCCTTTCTGCTCATGAGCCGTGACTCCAGTGTACAAAGGCTCTACTTTgcctgggaaagaaatgcaaaatcctCTACTATTATGAGAAAagtgtga